A window from Hemicordylus capensis ecotype Gifberg chromosome 2, rHemCap1.1.pri, whole genome shotgun sequence encodes these proteins:
- the CKS2 gene encoding cyclin-dependent kinases regulatory subunit 2 produces MAHKQIYYSDKYFDENYEYRHVMLPRELSKQVPKTHLMSEEEWRRLGVQQSLGWVHYMIHEPEPHILLFRRPLPKGQQK; encoded by the exons ATGGCCCACAAGCAGATCTATTACTCAGACAAATACTTCGACGAGAACTACGAGTACCG GCATGTGATGTTACCAAGGGAGCTCTCAAAGCAAGTACCAAAAACTCATCTAATGTCTGAAGAAGAATGGAGAAGACTTGGTGTACAGCAGAGCCTTGGCTGGGTCCACTATATGATTCATGAACCAG AACCGCACATCCTCCTCTTTAGAAGACCACTTCCTAAAGGCCAGCAGAAATGA